CTTTCCCGTTgttcttcaccttcatctgctGCCTCGTCCTGGGATGGATGATTATTTAACAATGCTGCGGATATCGATTCTTTTTCGCTTTCACGCCCACAACCGTTGTCACtccgtccttcttctccatctacGTTTTGACCATCATCTGATTCTCTCTCTATCACAACCCTttccacatcctcttcgttATCTCCATTTTCGTTGGCTCGGCGGCCTGTACTCGTGCCTTTTTGATCACTTTTCTCACTATCGCCATACTCGTAAGCactgatgatatcatcctctccttcctcgttTTTTGAATCCCCATCCCCTTTTGGCTGTTGTCTTGATGCATTCGGGACGCTCAAAAGCGGCTCGTCGGTTTTTTCCCTCACCTTGTCCTCTTGCCGGTCAACATTTTTAGAGTTTGGAAATGGGTGCGGGTCATGGGGTAGGCCGAAGGAAGGAcgatctcttccccttcgacTAtcatctttccccttcttcggAAGGCTTACAGAAGGGTTAGGGTTAGAAAGGTTAGAAAGGTTAGAAAGGTTATAAAGGTTATATCCAGCGCCTGGAGGGAGGTTTGGTATGTCATCAACCGTCTTGCCCATAGTGTTACTTGCAGGGGTCAGAGGCGGATAAGAAATGGATGCGTCAAGGGGACGCCCGGTGCGCCTACGAGCCGGCGGTCTGGGGAGAGACAACATCGAACCCGAGCTCGTCGTCGATACGCcgctcctcgtcctcgtcacCACCACCGAACAATCTAAATACCCATCCATACCCCCCCATTCCTTCTCGGGATACGAAACCGTCTCAAAAACCACCCAAACCTCTCTTCCCAGCCCCAGCCCCTTTGGCCCCTTTCGCAAAGACTTGACGACCGGTTCCCTCGGGCGATCGAACAGCGTCGTCTCAGCAAGCGGCCGAATAAGCGTGATCGTACGGTCTACCGAAAGTCTGGATGGGGCGACACGAAGCTTGTCTGCAAGGCGGTTAAACCCAAACGCCTTGGGAAATGGATTCATGTCAGCGAGGGCCAAGGGTTTCCGGAATGATACCTACCGGCGCATTGAAGGGCGGATGAGGGTGGGGATCTTTATCGAGTATCTCGATGATGGCGGCAATGATCTGGCCGTCGGCTGGAGATTTCAAGGGCATTGTATGAGCTAATGGTGTTGCAATACATTGACTCGGTTTTATCACGCTAGATACGACATCCTTTATCAAACAAGAAAGGAACAAGCGATGGTATGGTACACGGTTACATGGAAGAATCTAAAAGACTATATCTAAAGAGTTGACTACTTtctcttgcccttcttgcccgTCGTCTTTGGCCTCAGTTTCCCACCTTCCCCACTAAACCTGAGCGCTTTCCTCACATTCAACCCGCCCTGGACACCCTCTCCGCCCCTCTTCGACTTGTTCGTTTCGCCCCTCTCGACCCGCTTGAGCACGGACAGCTGCCTCTCCTTTTCCGTGCCCTCGCTTCCACCAGGGATATTCGCGTCGAATTTCCGTTTCATGCCCCTCGCTTTCGGCTCGCCCTCAATCTTGTTATCAAACTTGCCCAAGGACGCGGTGGACGTCTTGGAGATGAGCATGTTCCTGTTGAGCTCTTCCTTGCGGGCTGCGCGCTCCGAGGCGGCGGTGGCGCGGGCGGCGGTGACAGAGGCCGAGGCGACGGCGAGGTTGGCCGAGTGCTGCTTGGTGTTCTGGGCGATGCGCGCCTTGCGCTCGCCGCGCGCCGTCTTTCCCGGGTCCTGGTCGGCTTCTGGAAAGCGTCAGCGCAAAGAGTCAACAGGACGAAAGACAGACGCACCGTCGCCGGGCTTGACTTCATGCAGCCACTGgtcctccttgtccttgttcTTGCCAAACCTGCCCCAGCGCGGGACCCACTCCTGGCGCTCCTCGTCCCACacgtccttctccttcttcctgtgGCTTatgcccttttccttggcGAAGCGCTCCCACTTGGTGGGGGCCTTTGGCGTGGGCAGGGGCTTCTCCctggggaggagggtggtggGCGGGGGGAAGGCGGTGACGGGGCcggcggaggagggggTGGTGGGGAGGGCGAAGAGGGCGGCGACGAGGGCGTGGGTGGAGGTGAGGGTGAGCTGGAGCAGGTGGCGCTCGCGGTCGGCGTACGCTGCGGGGTCGAGGGGGGAGGCGTCAAAGGCGGCGAGCAGGGCGGGGTCGGTGTGGACGGGTGCGGCGCGGGGGAGGACGGCGGTGGTGCTGCGGCTGTCAGCGGGGGATGACACGGGGGGAGCTGGCACGACTTACTTGCTGGCGGTGTACTCGTCGAGCACGTGGGAGACGTCCATGGCGGGGGGGCGAGAGAATCAAGGTATCTGCGAATATCTGCAAGTTATCTGAGAATTATCTGAGAATATCTGCGAAATATCGACGCCCGGAGAAAACACAGAAACTCACTCACGGATATTCGCTCGGGGCCGCACGGACCAATCTCACCGCGGGGATNNNNNNNNNNNNNNNNNNNNNNNNNNNNNNNNNNNNNNNNNNNNNNNNNNNNNNNNNNNNNNNNNNNNNNNNNNNNNNNNNNNNNNNNNNNNNNNNNNNNCACTTTACCCCCCCCTGACCACAACCACTAACCCCTCCCCCCCGCAGGCCGAAAAGGTCCCCGTCTACCTTCGCGGCAACGGCAAGTACTACTACCGTACGTCTCGCCCCCCCGCCGAGGCGCTGCTAACCCGTGCACACAGGCGCCTACCTCGGCCTCCTCGCAGTCTCCTTTGCCGGCGCCcacttccagctcttccagtACATGCGCGTACGTCGCCCGTCTGGTGGATCATCCGTGCTGACTCTTGTCCCGCTGTTCCAAACAAACAGGGAAAGGCCAACAAGAACGAGTAGACGGGGAGAGAAATCGGAGAGGGAGACGTCTATGCATTTGTTCAAGGGACGTGTCATTGACGCTTGCAGAAAGACAATTGGTAACATGAGACAAGTACTAATCGTATGACCTGATCGTTAAAAAACATCAAAATCTAATCCTAATTCTCATCAAAAAAGCATTATGATAAATAAACCAAACATCTAGCGATTTTACCACCAAAACGGTATAATTGaatgcctttttttttccgtTTCGTTTTTTTGGGGCTTTAAACAAACCTCGCAAACACCCTAAAACGTCCCCTGGGGATACCCAAACCCTCCACCGGCATTACCCGTCCCCGTCGCCGTCCCACCAGACACGCCATCGATCGTCATCCCATACCCCCCATACCCTCCATACCCCCCAtacatccccatccccatgTCCACCCCCCCGCCCATGCCCCCGCCCATGTCCATCCCCGCCGCACCCATCCCCGCACCATTCATATCCCCCCCGCCACCGGCGTTACCCTCCCAAAACACGGGCGCAGACGGTTCGTAAAACGCCTGGAGCTTTTCCCACAGCTCAGGTGGATTGTTCATgatcgtcatcatccctccttctcccgcttctccttccggCGCCGACGGCGCCGCTACAGGCGCTGTCACGGGAGCAGTCGCAGAACACAACTCTTCCGGAAGAGACATACCCATCATCCCCAAATCATTCGTCATCCCCCCACCCCCATCCCCTCCCCCACCAAAACACGGCAAAGAGACAAACCCGTCAAAAGGCGTTGACGTCGGGACGGGCGGAGCGAGCGGCAGGACGATCGGCCCGCAGTTCGAGTCCATCACCGGCATCATCCACGCACCGCTTTGAGATGGCGGTCGGTTCGGTTGCGTGTTGGACAAGAACGAGGAGGTGGTCGTAAATATCTCAGGTCCGGGATTACCATTCCCAGGATCCCCAGAACTCCCCGAATTCCCACCCAACGCAGTCGTGATTTGCATCGGCATCGACATAGACTGGTCCTGCTGCTCAGGAATGACCATCTGGGATTGTTCAGGCGTATGCAGCGGCGTGTCTTGGCTAGGTGCCGACTGTGGCTGGGATCTCGTCGCCATTTGCGGGTACGACAGATGAGGCGTTTGCGACGGCACGCGTGAACGTGGCCCTGATCCTGACCCTTGCTCTCGCTCTTGCTGCTTTTGGCCCCGTGCTTCACTCTGGGCTCGCGCTGGAGGCTGATACTGACTAACAGCGCCGTCGACTTGTCCGCCCAACAGCGCAAACAGCAtatcctccccttcccccgaTGCCCAGGCTGATGAAGGCGGTTTCCCAAGCACCTGAGGGTA
This Cryptococcus neoformans var. neoformans B-3501A chromosome 14, whole genome shotgun sequence DNA region includes the following protein-coding sequences:
- a CDS encoding hypothetical protein (Similar to gi|46100994|gb|EAK86227.1| hypothetical protein UM04751.1 [Ustilago maydis 521], FASTA scores: opt: 536, E(): 7.5e-23, (41.195% identity (68.239% similar) in 318 aa overlap (16-312:29-338)); HMMPfam hit to RRS1, Ribosome biogenesis regulatory protein (RRS1), score: 150.6, E(): 3.3e-42) — its product is MDVSHVLDEYTASNTTAVLPRAAPVHTDPALLAAFDASPLDPAAYADRERHLLQLTLTSTHALVAALFALPTTPSSAGPVTAFPPPTTLLPREKPLPTPKAPTKWERFAKEKGISHRKKEKDVWDEERQEWVPRWGRFGKNKDKEDQWLHEVKPGDEADQDPGKTARGERKARIAQNTKQHSANLAVASASVTAARATAASERAARKEELNRNMLISKTSTASLGKFDNKIEGEPKARGMKRKFDANIPGGSEGTEKERQLSVLKRVERGETNKSKRGGEGVQGGLNVRKALRFSGEGGKLRPKTTGKKGKRK